A window of the Mesotoga prima MesG1.Ag.4.2 genome harbors these coding sequences:
- a CDS encoding SPOR domain-containing protein codes for MSEESHDYVLKTLIVVVLGLSAIVFILGGYAILLREENRRAKLVIEEIRSSVFTPSTDQPEVSENPVEIPTGTQIIREAISVPETQNFFLETFDYRRLITNSFDFLAEGSEFGYVVVEEGTAFKLCVEKGLGKYFITRVGDQFGVMFLGENPLTGLYDSKTAYGIQLVSHTVSDGIAPQVMDLRSAGYPAFVYKSITTDGRTFYAAILGVFPDANAARNYSSEVDVQSLQRITGWNITDRFPRQLR; via the coding sequence ATGAGCGAAGAATCACATGACTATGTCTTGAAGACATTGATTGTAGTTGTTCTCGGACTATCTGCCATTGTTTTTATCTTAGGAGGCTATGCAATTCTGCTTCGAGAGGAAAACCGTAGAGCGAAGCTCGTAATAGAAGAGATTCGAAGCTCGGTTTTTACCCCTTCAACCGATCAACCAGAAGTATCAGAAAATCCCGTTGAAATTCCGACAGGTACACAGATAATTAGGGAGGCGATCTCAGTTCCCGAGACTCAAAACTTCTTCCTTGAGACTTTCGATTACCGAAGGCTAATAACAAATTCCTTCGATTTCTTGGCTGAAGGCTCTGAGTTCGGCTATGTGGTTGTGGAAGAAGGAACGGCGTTCAAACTTTGTGTAGAAAAGGGATTAGGTAAGTATTTTATCACCCGTGTGGGTGATCAATTTGGTGTTATGTTTCTTGGTGAAAACCCACTTACCGGTCTTTATGACTCAAAAACCGCTTATGGAATTCAGCTTGTTTCTCATACAGTATCTGACGGCATTGCGCCTCAGGTCATGGATCTCAGAAGTGCCGGTTATCCTGCCTTTGTATACAAATCAATAACAACTGATGGAAGAACCTTCTACGCAGCTATACTGGGAGTATTTCCGGATGCCAATGCGGCTCGGAATTATTCCTCAGAAGTTGATGTCCAGTCTTTACAGAGGATAACGGGATGGAATATCACGGACAGATTTCCGAGGCAGCTTAGATGA
- a CDS encoding ComEA family DNA-binding protein, with translation MRKLTVKELQIIGSVVILVLMGFVAVMGHTGTESTEQNFDQTESVSFPIDLNSCTERELELLPGIGPAKARAIIDYRTSVGQFGSVEDILQVRGIGEKTLSNFRKMVTVAGSATTLADVNTLIDINKADVLSLQDIPGIGEAKAKAIVEFREKNGSFRTSDDLLKVPGIGPSILSEILASIVPLVGSEKQSGSLKVNVNTADEEVLCGLPGVGPVIAKRIVEFRASFGPFRSYEDLERVSGIGEKTIANLKELIEF, from the coding sequence ATGAGGAAGTTAACTGTCAAAGAGCTTCAGATAATTGGTTCGGTTGTAATTCTTGTCTTGATGGGTTTTGTGGCAGTCATGGGGCACACCGGGACGGAAAGCACCGAACAAAATTTCGATCAGACGGAGTCTGTTAGTTTTCCGATCGACTTGAATTCGTGTACAGAGAGGGAGCTTGAGCTACTCCCAGGAATTGGTCCGGCAAAAGCAAGAGCTATTATCGATTACAGAACCTCGGTGGGTCAGTTCGGTTCTGTCGAAGATATTCTCCAGGTTAGGGGTATCGGAGAGAAGACGTTAAGCAATTTCAGGAAAATGGTGACTGTTGCGGGTTCCGCTACCACTCTTGCAGATGTAAACACCCTAATCGACATAAACAAGGCAGACGTATTGTCACTGCAAGATATTCCGGGTATTGGGGAGGCGAAAGCAAAGGCAATAGTCGAGTTTAGAGAAAAAAACGGATCGTTCAGGACCTCGGACGACCTTCTGAAAGTACCGGGTATCGGCCCCTCAATTCTCTCAGAGATTCTCGCTAGCATTGTTCCTCTTGTTGGAAGCGAGAAGCAATCAGGTTCCTTGAAGGTGAACGTTAATACTGCTGATGAGGAGGTTCTTTGTGGGCTTCCGGGCGTAGGACCGGTTATTGCCAAAAGAATAGTCGAATTCCGAGCCAGTTTCGGCCCCTTTCGTTCATATGAGGATTTGGAGAGAGTAAGCGGGATTGGGGAAAAAACCATCGCGAACCTGAAGGAGCTGATAGAGTTTTGA
- a CDS encoding epoxyqueuosine reductase QueH, with amino-acid sequence MLHVCCAPDLVSTVFKMEELRDSKFFFYNPNIFPEEEFFRRYKAFKEVCESLSVVCPEPSYHPEDFSKILDSYVDEKEGGIRCSKCIELRLKKTAEMAKSIGAESFSTTLLASPRKSVKLITLIGDKIANDLSIEFISGNFRVDRGKLNTLIRGIYKQDYCGCQASLSEKEKEREIRDARDRERLERDFGDLVDLWRFRGEVVLRSEIPVNDISELKKLIGIIKPATLFDDLEDAELKNKRWLKTGTYNCRILKEKDQ; translated from the coding sequence GTGCTACATGTCTGTTGTGCGCCGGATCTGGTAAGCACAGTTTTTAAGATGGAAGAGCTCAGAGACTCAAAGTTTTTCTTCTACAACCCGAACATATTTCCTGAAGAGGAGTTTTTCAGAAGATATAAAGCTTTTAAAGAGGTCTGTGAGAGTTTGTCAGTTGTGTGTCCCGAGCCAAGTTACCACCCAGAAGACTTTTCGAAAATTCTCGATTCTTATGTTGATGAGAAGGAAGGTGGAATTAGGTGCTCTAAATGTATCGAGCTGAGGCTTAAGAAAACTGCGGAAATGGCCAAGTCAATTGGCGCTGAGAGTTTTAGCACTACTCTTTTAGCGAGCCCAAGGAAGTCTGTTAAGCTCATAACCCTTATCGGGGATAAGATTGCGAATGATCTAAGTATTGAGTTCATCTCCGGGAATTTCAGAGTGGACAGAGGGAAACTGAATACCTTGATCAGGGGCATTTACAAACAAGACTACTGCGGTTGTCAAGCCAGTCTGAGCGAGAAAGAGAAAGAGAGAGAGATAAGAGACGCTAGGGACAGAGAGAGGCTCGAGCGAGACTTTGGCGATTTGGTCGACCTTTGGAGATTCAGAGGAGAGGTTGTTCTTCGAAGCGAAATTCCTGTAAACGATATTTCCGAGTTGAAAAAACTGATTGGAATCATAAAGCCAGCAACTCTATTTGACGATTTAGAAGACGCCGAGCTGAAGAACAAAAGATGGCTGAAGACAGGTACCTACAATTGCAGGATACTTAAGGAGAAGGATCAATGA
- a CDS encoding DNA-3-methyladenine glycosylase family protein, protein MIEFSFRPEKPIDLDSTLDCGQTFRWVKDGEWWKGVVRDTVLFMKESLNEITVKSSSSSLLGMDISTGIIHYLGLEDDLDEIHSTLRRRLSRFNRSARDISERALSEASGLRILRQDPFEMIVEYILSTRNSIPMIRWMSDSLSAAFPENRVDFCGETFYKFPSLGQAKLISEELLTNLKIGFRVPWLMKLFSRIDQESYFSQLIPLTVEEKLEELIRHDGIGYKVGSCVVLFAYGELNAFPVDIWISRVMKDIYGIEGSTKKIMQFGMNSFFPYGGYYQEALFRYYRTHKLGRILN, encoded by the coding sequence ATGATTGAATTCTCTTTCAGACCTGAAAAGCCCATAGATCTGGATTCAACACTGGATTGTGGCCAAACATTTAGATGGGTTAAAGATGGGGAATGGTGGAAGGGTGTAGTCCGAGATACTGTCCTCTTTATGAAGGAAAGTCTGAACGAGATCACGGTAAAGTCATCTTCCAGTTCTCTTCTTGGAATGGACATTTCTACGGGTATAATTCACTATCTTGGTCTTGAAGACGATCTTGACGAAATTCATTCGACTCTCAGGAGAAGGCTTAGTAGATTCAACAGGAGTGCCAGAGACATTTCGGAAAGGGCATTATCTGAAGCCAGTGGTCTTCGCATACTCAGACAGGACCCATTCGAAATGATAGTAGAATACATTCTTTCAACTAGAAATAGCATCCCGATGATCCGCTGGATGAGCGATAGTCTGTCTGCCGCGTTCCCCGAGAACAGGGTCGACTTCTGTGGAGAGACGTTTTACAAGTTCCCTTCTCTAGGTCAAGCAAAGCTTATTTCGGAAGAATTGCTGACTAATCTCAAAATTGGGTTCAGAGTGCCATGGCTAATGAAACTTTTCTCAAGAATTGATCAGGAGTCTTATTTTTCGCAGCTCATACCACTGACTGTTGAAGAAAAGCTGGAGGAGCTTATAAGGCATGATGGTATAGGCTACAAAGTGGGAAGTTGCGTTGTCTTATTTGCTTACGGCGAACTTAACGCATTCCCCGTTGATATTTGGATCAGCAGAGTCATGAAGGACATATATGGTATTGAAGGCTCGACAAAGAAGATCATGCAGTTTGGAATGAACTCTTTTTTTCCTTACGGTGGATACTATCAGGAAGCACTGTTTAGATATTACAGAACTCACAAGTTGGGGAGAATTCTGAATTGA
- the trmFO gene encoding methylenetetrahydrofolate--tRNA-(uracil(54)-C(5))-methyltransferase (FADH(2)-oxidizing) TrmFO — translation MIINIIGGGLAGSEAALSLADFGQEVNLFEMRPNVKTDVHQSGDFAELVCSNSFKSESLDNASGLLKEEGLRLGSRLLEIAYHNRVPAGKALAVDRKAFSEEVSMKLETHPLINVRREEVCSLDFDGAVNVVCTGPLTSGCFEAFLGELFGGALFFFDAVAPIVAADSVDLERAFIADRYSDNGDYVNCSLSREEYELFWNELVHAEVLEVENFSDRFLFERCQPFEEIARSGIDALRFGPMKPVGLIDPITGKEPYAVVQLRKENLSGSLLGIVGFQTRLKWREQKRILSLIPALRNVDIIRYGVMHRNTFLDSPRLLNPDLQSRNHKGLFFAGQISGLEGYVEAIVSGRLAAINADRYVRGKQTVIPPVGTMIGGLINHITVSGRSPLKPVYANFGLLPEIRMKNRREKNRKKVVVAQEKIQRFLEVII, via the coding sequence TTGATTATCAACATTATTGGTGGAGGACTTGCCGGATCTGAAGCCGCACTCAGTCTCGCCGATTTTGGGCAGGAAGTTAACCTGTTTGAGATGAGACCAAATGTGAAAACCGATGTCCATCAAAGTGGTGACTTTGCAGAACTCGTTTGCAGCAATTCCTTTAAGTCTGAGTCGCTGGATAACGCTTCCGGTTTGCTGAAAGAAGAGGGTTTGAGACTAGGATCCAGGCTCCTTGAAATTGCCTATCATAACAGAGTGCCAGCCGGTAAAGCCCTTGCCGTTGACCGTAAGGCGTTTTCTGAAGAGGTTTCAATGAAGTTGGAGACGCATCCACTGATAAATGTCAGAAGAGAAGAGGTGTGCTCACTTGATTTTGATGGAGCAGTGAATGTTGTGTGTACCGGTCCGTTGACTTCTGGCTGTTTTGAAGCCTTCCTCGGTGAACTCTTCGGAGGTGCCCTGTTTTTCTTTGATGCAGTTGCACCAATAGTAGCTGCAGATTCAGTTGATCTTGAAAGAGCATTTATAGCTGATAGATACTCCGACAATGGCGACTACGTGAACTGCTCGCTTTCCAGGGAGGAGTACGAGCTTTTCTGGAATGAACTGGTGCATGCAGAAGTGTTAGAGGTCGAGAACTTCTCGGATCGCTTTCTATTTGAACGGTGCCAGCCTTTTGAAGAGATAGCTCGTAGTGGAATTGATGCCCTTCGCTTCGGACCGATGAAGCCTGTGGGACTGATTGACCCGATTACCGGGAAGGAGCCGTACGCAGTTGTACAGCTTAGAAAGGAGAACTTGTCGGGTTCGCTGTTGGGAATAGTTGGCTTTCAGACAAGACTCAAATGGCGGGAACAGAAGAGAATTCTTTCGCTAATACCTGCTTTGAGAAATGTTGACATAATTAGGTACGGAGTAATGCACCGAAACACCTTTTTGGACTCGCCAAGGCTTCTGAATCCCGATTTGCAATCCAGGAATCACAAGGGATTGTTCTTTGCTGGGCAAATAAGTGGTCTCGAAGGTTATGTTGAAGCGATAGTCTCTGGAAGACTCGCCGCGATCAATGCTGATCGATATGTTAGAGGTAAACAGACTGTGATTCCTCCAGTGGGAACTATGATAGGAGGATTGATAAACCACATTACGGTATCGGGTCGGAGTCCTCTGAAACCAGTATATGCGAATTTCGGTTTACTGCCGGAAATCAGAATGAAAAACAGGAGAGAGAAGAATAGAAAAAAAGTGGTTGTTGCTCAGGAAAA